The Salvelinus namaycush isolate Seneca chromosome 28, SaNama_1.0, whole genome shotgun sequence genome contains a region encoding:
- the exd1 gene encoding piRNA biogenesis protein EXD1 has translation MTMDDFQFMDSFKRKRIKLTLKTATFLGIVQRINTNKTVILEDVVDVKNGRKFPGVKLFFGHEILNVEFPNVTKTDRDNTSDHRPEGHLTVAEFQPYRKGLILNDDDESHVNFVVIDEFHEKFGPAMMHIRKQQVIGIGADGVGMFQHERLCWLQIATKNKVYLFDILLLGARAFKNGLSMILENNHILKVTHDCRSLAGCLMAQFGVNLTNVFDTQVADILCFYTATGGFLPDRVSTLPKVVSLHLKMSSSQLSSLNIKSLLTKEDKEVWYVRPCPLSLLKVMALSVIHLQPLRLVLLDALMADYTGLVDSYLSGSREEPVHMQNIGSSSVLELPRELRELEHTRQKRQKWAVDRYPVTEQGLLERSNPRPLPPSQYGQGQDTATQRQPDPPVPTEVVPVVPAPGQRPAEKPRPSNTLGASDPDAMTSALTQEAQQSYRKQPSGVVSSVAPSGATGLLEIVMDTMAGRGRSLLKDPTPPILPVFPSLGRGLALPIPAAQVPKESPGALKTQAPVGRVEVPVPPGPIPSPVQPSENIPGAGRGLIQKPQGLTSPLSLSFSSFRKR, from the exons ATGACCATGGACGACTTTCAATTCATGGATAGCTTCAAGAGAAAACGCATCAAATTGACCCTCAAGACTGCTACTTTCCTTGGAATTGTTCAGCGGATAAACACCAATAAAACTGTGATTTTAGAGGACG TTGTGGATGTCAAGAATGGAAGGAAATTCCCTGGAGTGAAACTATTCTTTGGACATGAAATTCTGAATG TGGAATTCCCAAATGTAACAAAGACTGACCG AGATAACACCAGTGACCACAGACCTGAAGGTCACCTGACAGTGGCAGAGTTCCAGCCTTACAGGAAGGGTCTCATACTGA ATGACGATGATGAGAGCCATGTCAACTTTGTGGTCATTGATGAGTTCCATGAGAAGTTTGGTCCTGCT ATGATGCACATCCGGAAGCAGCAGGTGATCGGGATAGGAGCTGACGGAGTCGGGATGTTCCAGCACGAGAGACTCTGTTGGCTGCAG ATTGCCACTAAGAACAAGGTGTACCTCTTTGACATCCTGTTGCTTGGAGCCCGGGCCTTTAAGAACGGCCTGTCCATGATCCTAGAAAATAACCACATATTAAAG GTCACTCATGACTGCCGGAGCCTCGCCGGATGTCTGATGGCTCAGTTTGGAGTAAATCTCACCAACGTCTTTGACACGCAG GTGGCAGATATCCTGTGCTTCTACACAGCGACCGGTGGCTTCCTGCCAGACAGGGTCAGTACCCTACCGAAGGTGGTGAGCCTACATTTGAAGATGTCCTCGTCACAACTCTCCTCTCTCAACATCAAGTCTCTGCTCACCAAG GAGGACAAAGAGGTGTGGTACGTGCGTCCCTGCCCTTTGTCCCTGCTGAAGGTCATGGCCCTGTCGGTGATCCACCTGCAGCCTCTGAGACTGGTGCTGCTGGATGCCCTCATGGCTGACTACACAGGCCTGGTGGACTCCTACCTCAGCGGCAGCCGAGAGGAACCTGTCCACATGCAGAACATCGGCTCG aGCAGTGTTCTGGAGCTGCCCAGGGAGCTGCGGGAGTTGGAGCACACGCGTCAGAAGCGCCAGAAGTGGGCCGTCGACCGCTACCCTGTCACTGAGCAGGGCCTGCTGGAGCGCTCCAACCCCAGACCCCTACCCCCATCACAGTATGGGCAGGGCCAGGACACAGCCACCCAAAGACAACCAGACCCTCCTGTCCCCACAGAAGTGGTGCCTGTAGTCCCAGCACcaggacagcgcccagcagagAAACCCCGTCCCAGCAATACCCTGGGGGCCTCCGACCCCGACGCTATGACCAGTGCCCTGACACAAGAGGCCCAGCAGAGCTACAGGAAACAGCCGTCTGGAGTCGTCAGCTCAGTGGCTCCATCAGGAGCAACAGGACTCTTGGAGATAGTGATGGACACAATGGCAGGCAGAGGGAGGTCCCTGTTGAAAGACCCAACTCCACCCATTCTCCCTGTGTTCCCCTCCCTGGGAAGAGGCCTGGCTCTCCCGATACCAGCAGCCCAGGTCCCCAAGGAGAGCCCCGGAGCCCTGAAGACCCAGGCCCCAGTGGGGAGGGTGGAGGTGCCTGTCCCCCCAGGCCCAATACCCAGCCCAGTACAGCCATCTGAAAACATCCCTGGTGCTGGGAGAGGCCTCATACAGAAACCCCAAggtctcacctctcctctcagtctctccttcAGTTCATTTAGAAAGAGATGA